The stretch of DNA TGGAACGGAACTTTCCTTGGATGAACTAGCCAAATTGGGTGTGATTTATAAATACTGTGCAAATGAGGAGGAAGTGGACGAAATAGCcgaggaaagaaaatataaaaatagaGATGTGGTTGATATTCATAAAGgttctttcaaaagtgAAACagatttcaatgaaaaattagCGATGTTCTACAAGGAACATCTAcatgaagacgaagaaatTAGATATTGCCTTGAAGGCACAGGATATTTCGATGTCAGAGATTCTTCTACACCGGAAAACTGGATCAGGTGCTTAGTGGAGCCGGGAGATCTACTAATTCTTCCGCCTGGCATTTATCATCGTTTCACCTTGACGACTAGCAATCACATCAAGGCTTTGAGGTTATTTAAGGACGAACCAAAGTGGCAAGCTATTAACAGATCAACTCGGGCAGATTCGTTGCCCGTACGCAAAGACTATATTGCCCAGATCAATCAGTACTAATACTGTTACTATAATATAACATTCTTAATATCTTCTCTATATGTTTGAAGGTGGCGCAGGGTGACTATTCGTCATAAACGATCTTTCGATCTGTGAATATGGAAAGGGAAAACACCAAAactggaaaaagaaacgcTGAGAGTTGAACTATTTCCGTATTATTTTATATCTAGATGATGGTGAAATATTCATTACATTCTTCATTTATCTCCATACTTCTATGGAGCATAGTGAAAAGTATAGACTACAGTCGTAATAACAAAAAGCAAATCTCTACCATCATCCATAAACTTCGACGACACCGCAAGCCAAAAACGATACGACAtctaatatttttgatttggTTTCAACGCCCACTTTTTTTATACAAAACTATACGCATATAGTTGcattcctttttttataaacccaaaaaaattaactTATACCGTTCATAGATAAAACTGGAGGATGTCAATCACGACAACGGCAGGTGCTACTTTGATAGGGAACGTTCCAGCCGCTACTTCTAAAGTTGCGACATATGATATGAGTGATACCATATACTCGTACCTACCCAAAGTTGATCAATTTTATATTCCTGAATGGCTTACAATGCAATTTATCGCCAACAATCTGATCAGTTTCACCCCCCTATTCTCTTATGGTACCACGATCATTAGCATCGAGAAATGTAAGACTGCTTTGGGGTTTTCCATAGATATATGTGCCACAATGTTGATCGCTAGTATTTTAAGGATATCTTATTACCTCATTACACCATACGAAATTACTTTGCTGAGACAGTCATTGGTGATGATTTTTATTCAACTGATCTTGCTAAGAACAAGTTTAAAGTATAGACCTGATGAATACAAGTACCAAAATCTAACCGATGTAGAGTCACTGTCACATTTGATTCACGACATATGGTTCGAGTTTTTTAGTTGCATTAATAGACCGAAATTTCTAAGTGAAGATTGGAAGAACTTGATACGGTCACTATCTTTCACAAACctgttgaaattttcattcaaaattttcttggcattcttttacaaaattttaaaattCTTTGACCCTAattttaaaagaattggAGCATTTTGGCAGTGGGATAACGATAAAAACTTCTGGAGATTCTTAGCCCTTTTTGCAACTGTCCAATTACTAGtcacttttttcatttctaaCATCTTAAATTGGGATTCACTAGCACAAGGACTAGGTTCTATCATAGGATCGTTGGGTTTATTGGTAGAGTCCCTTTTACCATTACCACAAATTGCTATTCTTTACAAATTGAAATCGGTCCAAGGTTTCAAATTAATTCTGTTAGTAAGCTGGCTTTGTGGCGATACGTTGAAAATCACGTACCTGATATTTGGCgcaaaaaatatatctGCCTTATTTGTCATTTTTGCATTATTCCAGATGTCATTAGATTTTTACATTGGTGGTCAATACATTTATTATAGATACTACTATCCAAAGCTAAGGCATCAACACCATCCCAATGACAGTAATGCGCCCTCGGATGAAGATGAGAGCGAAATGTACGAGTTGGATCTTTTTAATACCTTACAAAAAGATGTCGAAAAGGCCTTAAAACACGATAGTAATAATACGTCAGATTCACCTCAAAATGATCAAGTCGGTAAATCTCAGGAACACGCGGTAACAgtataaatatttttcGGGTTTGCGAACAGAAAGTTGATAGAGGTTTTTATATAGTTATATGCATTCATAATttagtatatatatgcatgCATATCCCACGTACAACATGATTATTGTTGTAGTTCCTCTCCTTCAATATACCTCTTCTACGCTTtgttggaagaaaaagaatgatatGATCGCACTCCCACAAAAAGTTTCTTCATGAACTTACGATCTGATGATATAAACATCCAAAATGTTTGTCTCGTAGTATTCTTCTCTGGTTCACGGCCCGCGACAACAATGCCGTTTGTGGACAATGTTCAACAGTTGCTTTTAATTAATATTCTACGACATTTACATATATCTAGATAAATATTTTGTGCTACCGGCAATTCATTTCATGTCAGGCTTGAGTCTTTAAGTTAACTTGTTGGGAAAATATATCTTGAGAGATCTCTCGTATTGCTTTCATAGTGTCTGCGCACTATTTTGTAAGTTTTTCTCATTATAACTTGTATACTCTAAGACCGAAGGATCTTTTGGTTAAAAGTGCCAGAAGCCCAAAGaaacataaatatttgCCCCAAATTAATTTGCAAAGAGTATCATAATCGGTATGGTTTAAGTGACTTGTACACCCCCTCTAAAACACATGTGGTACCTAGGGCTTTTAGACCGAAAAAAGGTTTCTTCGGTATGAAACGTTTCACCAATTCAATGTGAAATGAACAAAGTCAAAACTTTTATCACataggaaaaaagaacaaaccctcatttctcttttggAGCAAACGGAGaattatattatattatctAAACGAAGATAAGGTTTCGTAGTCACGAAAGATCAAACAAATTCTAGTATTGACCTGTCAATTAAGGCACAAAAAAAGTAGTACTAAAGAACTGCTATAAAGATACcgtagaaaaaaaaaagaaccgGGgaaaattaatgaaaagaatgggttggactttctttttatgtttcttttcttccgGGCCTACTACACTTTTTCTCCACGTGGCTTTGGTTTCcccatatttttcttcatctaaGAGAATTTGTACCATACAGAAGAAATAAGCAGCAGAGAAGAGGggaggaaaaagaaaatcaaaattttccGTAAAAGCagattcttttcttttcattaactACTTTCTCTCATCCCACACAAATGACACCTTAGATACGACCGTAGTATTATCATGTTTATTTTTCCCCTCACGGCGCAACCGCTAACTTAATCTAGTCTTAATGAATCCGGAGAAAAGCGGGGTCTTTTACCTGAACAAAATTTTCCGAAATCTCTCTCCTGCGGGTTTTCTTATAACTGTAAGAGGGTGGGTTTCTCCTGTTTTTCCACCATTTTAGTTTTTCGCAAGCCATGCGTgcctttttgtttttgcGATGGCGAAGTAGGGCTGGGAAAAAAGTTAATAGCACGCCGCTCACTGATAGTAATAGGCCACACAATTGACGTGGACAACAGCATAAGTCATCCATTCTCCacatttttccaaaattcagcaaaatcttcatcaaaCTTTGTCTTCGTCTCGATTTTATAAATGATATATAAAGCGATTACAATTCTTCATTCAAACAGATTTGAGATTGTCATTTTCTATTACTCTTATATTTAGCTTAgaagaacaacaacaaaaaacatTACAACAAGActttttaaacaaaaaaaatgtctgAATTCGCTGCTGGCCGCATTGAAAGTGGCTCTCAACAAACTTCCGTGCACTCTACTCCAGTGGTGCAGAAATTAGAGACTGATGAGTCTCCAATTCAAACTAAATCTGAATACACTAATGCTGAACTTCCAGCAAAACCAATCTCGGCTTATTGGACTGTCATCTGTTTATGTCTAATGATTGCATTTGGTGGTTTTGTCTTTGGTTGGGACACTGGTACTATCTCTGGTTTTGTCAACCAAACCgattttaaaagaagatttggTCAAATGAAATCTGATGGTACTTATTATCTTTCCGATGTCAGGACTGGTTTGATTGTTggtattttcaatattggTTGTGCTATTGGTGGGTTAACATTGGGACGCCTAGGTGATATGTATGGACGTAGAATTGGTTTAATGTGCGTCGTTTTAGTATACATCGTTGGTATTGTGATTCAAATTGCTTCTAGTGACAAATGGTACCAATATTTCATCGGCAGAATTGTCTCTGGTATGGGTGTCGGTGGTATTGCTGTTCTATCCCCAACTTTAATTTCTGAAACTGCGCCAAAACACATTAGAGGTACTTGTGTCTCTTTCTATCAACTAATGATTACTCTAGGTATTTTCTTAGGCTATTGTACCAACTATGGTACTAAGGACTACTCCAACTCAGTCCAATGGAGAGTTCCATTGGGTTTGAACTTTGCCTTTGCCATCTTCATGATCGCTGGTATGCTAATGGTTCCTGAATCTCCAAGATTTTTGGTCGAAAAAGGCAAGTACGAAGATGCTAAACGTTCTTTGGCTAAATCTAACAAAGTCACAGTTGAAGATCCAAGTATTCTTGCTGAAATGGACACAATATTGGCCAATGTGGAAATTGAGAGATTAGCCGGTAATGCTACCTGGGGAGAATTATTCTCTAGCAAGGGTGCTATTTTACCTCGTGTTATTATGGGTATTATGATTCAATCCTTACAACAATTAACTGGTAACAACTACTTCTTCTATTACGGTACCACTATTTTCAACGCTGTTGGCATGAAAGACTCCTTCCAAACATCTATTGTTTTAGGTATAGTCAACTTCGCATCCACCTTTGTCGCCTTATACACTGTCGACAAATTTGGCCGTCGTAAGTGTCTATTAGGTGGTTCTGCTACCATGGCTATTTGTTTTGTGATCTTCTCTACTGTTGGTGTCACAAGTTTATATCCACATGGTAAGGATCAACCATCTTCCAAGGCTGCTGGTAATGTCATGATTGTCTTCACCTgtttattcattttcttctttgctaTTAGTTGGGCTCCAATTGCTTACGTCATTGTCGCTGAATCTTATCCTCTTCGTGTCAAAAATCGTGCTATGGCTATTGCTGTTGGTGCTAACTGGATTTGGGGTTTCTTGATTGGGTTCTTCACTCCTTTCATCACAAGTGCCATTGGTTTTTCATATGGTTATGTCTTCATGGGCTGCTTGgtattttcattcttctacgtcttcttctttgtctGTGAAACAAAGGGCTTAACATTAGAAGAAGTTAATGAAATGTATGTCGAAGGTATCAAACCATGGAAGTCTGGTAACTGGATCTCCAAAGAGAAGAGAGTTGCTGAGGAATAAGTAAAAGGTTGTGCTCAGTATAGCTTcatctccttttttttttaaggCTGATGGCTACTAATACTATAATAGATACTCACataatttttatttaacgatttttaatgattctttttattttatcacTGATCTATTAAAACTCTCTAAAATAGTAAGTAAACTTTGCGAAATTATTTCTTAAATGTTCTCAAATATTATGGAAATATTTCAATTATCGCTTCAAAGTCTTGATGCTATATGAAAGGGCACCAACCCGCACTAAATGTGGTATACCTTTTTCTGTAAAAAAggatatactagaagtttttttcttcgagAATATAGGAACCCAAAATAGAAAATCGATCATCATGCATAATATTgatatattatcatttaaTATCTTGTTTTATACGTTGTCATCCATTACTATTTTACATTAACAATGCTTGTATTTCAGTTCCCACTAACATTGATgtctgttttttttattaatgCCTTCCTCTTCCACCGAATATGATGATCCACTAGCGATGTGAGTAGTAGTCAATAAACGATGACTGATTTTTActacaataatattatacTTTTGATTATGAAGCTCAGTTTTAGAATCTCAAGTTACGCTCATATTCAATACTAATACCTTTGATAATaaccaaaagaaatcatATTAAATAATCTCTATAGCACAAATAAGCAAGGTATAACGAATCATTAAACGATGTTATAGTTGTAGTCATAATATCGCTAAAGTAGCCTGGTCACTTAGTAGAAGTGAATAACTATAGCGAAACCAactatctttttttcagcagATTCCATATCCAAGCACTGATTCACTTTAAGGCGGAAGCACTTCTTtttatgttgataattagtggCGAAGTTGCAGTATTAATAAGTATTAATTAAGAAGAATGGCAGATCTTCTTATACTATATgagatatatatatatacacgCAGATTAGTTGTATTAAATATGACcaagataataatgatgagaCTATTTAGTATAGTTTTAATGTAACGACTCATTTCCTTATACATATAAATATCCAGTTAATCTTTCAACTGATAAACCTTTAACTTTACAGTGCGCACATTATCACATATATTTCTCCATCCTGAACAGTGACATTTTGTATCTGATTACTTAATATGAACACTAATTGATtgattatgaagaaaaaataactaaGCATTCTAAGAATAATGTTTTGTGAGGTTTATAACTGGTTCATAAGTCTTGTTGCATATTatatgaagaagagaataaGTTTTTGTGTCATGGTTGAAACGGAGATAAAGGttgagtttgatgtaattgttgggattccattttttataaggtaataatattaggtatgtagatatactagaagttctcctccGAAATTTAGGAATCGATAAAAGgaaatctgcaattctacataattctataaacattattatcatcgttttgTATGTTGTcattcatcatcatattacattatcaatccttgcatttcagcttccacttatttcgatgacagcttctcataacttatgtcatcttctaacaccgtatatgatagtgtactagtaatatgaccactagttgatagaccatagttgattttcattccaacacGCTATAAGActgtttcatatgtgttttatgaacgtttagaatAATGTAGTGTCATACTGACGTATACcattttaagaaaaaacattGTAACAATTTGTTTTCCGATATAGTGTAACGGCTATCACATCACGCTTTCACCGTGGAGACCGGGGTTCGACTCCCCGTATCGGAGTAATTTTTGCCTCCTCGAGGCTTCCgcgaatttttttttttcatctcgACAAGGTTTTTTCCGGCCAAATATGACCAATAAAAAGGATACAATTTCATGAGAATTAAACAGTTCAagagtttttgaagaagaaagtcTTCATCGGAGCAGATCGAATATAGAGAGTTTTTTAAACGCAGAGTAATAATTGAACTAAAATCTGTTCATAAAAGGAATTAACTTCGCGTACTGTAACCGTTTATCTTGCGCTGCATATCCTCAATATCTAATGAGCGaagcaaaagaagaagttaaaAACTCTACTGTTAAGGTGACAGTTAAGCttccaaaagaagataacCATTCTTCTAATACGAAACATGTCAAAAAGACTCCAACTTCAAAGAATAATGatatatcttttgaaattggcAGAGAGTCCAAAATTCAAACTATTCTAGATGTATTGGCAATGATTCCAAGTTCCAAATACTTAACAAATGTTAGTTTGAAAGCAATTGAAGATGACTCGCGGCTGACTGACGAATCTTCTATAAAGGATATAGTTGGTGAGAAAAGCGAGTTAAAAGTTCAATTAATTCTAAAGCCATATAGTGCAAGGGAAGCTTTGAAACATGTGATTACTGTTCGTGACTTCATCGGATTCGCTCAAGAGACTTCAGATGGATTATCCGAATTTGCAATCTCTACTGGTTCAAATTTCTCTTCGTTACCATTAGGTCCAATCAAGGAACCTTCAAGGCAAGAGGAGAAAAAAGACAAGAGTGATCCggaggaaaaaaaaaatactttcaGGAATGTTtctgaagaggaaaaactAAAATTTAACGAAATGGTTCATGAGGTCTTTTCTAGTTTTAAGAATTCTTCAATCAACAGCCTTCACACGTCTGAATCTAACATCATAACGCCATGTGTCAGATCGTTGAGTTTCGCACCTTACAACCCTGTACCTCCATTTTATAGAAGTAAAGGTCATTTGTTCTACCTACAAATTGTTACTTTGGAAGGCGAAAGTTTCTATATTACCGCAATTCCATCAGGATTCTACGTCAATAAATCTAACTCAAATAAGTTCGATCCTTCTCCAAAGGAAAACACTGACGAACATGCACATGCATCCTTGATTTACTACAGTCTCTTTGACTTAATTACCTCTCGTTCTAAAAAGTTTACTTCTCATGTCCaagcatttgaaaagaaattatctGCTTTGGATTCTACAAGCTATGTAAGACCAAGCAATACTTTCTTGCATAAACCATGGTTCGTTTCTTCTTTACCAGCAAATAATCCAGATTATTTGAGGTTACAAACGGCCGCCTTAGATTCCACACCAGAAAGAAACTTTAACGATGAATTTCAAGCTATTAAAGATTTGACTACATCAACTTTACAGGATCGTATTGAGATGGAAAGATTGTTCTCTAAAGTTGTCCATGAATTTACTGTTACTGCAGCATCAGGAGCTATgtcaattttttataatGATTTCATAGCAATGAACCCAGAATCTCCGGCTAGAGATCAAATCTTTTTGAAGGATAATATATTTTACTCCTATGTTTCTGATGTGAGCGGCAATTATGAAGGAAAGGGTGGAGATGAGGCCGCAGTTGCTGCCTCCAATCAAGACTTGAAGACAATTAACATTTTGAATCGCCTGAATATTCACGAAGTTCGTTACCTTTTAACAACAGTTATCGAATTTGCTGGTAGAAGGATTTTGGCTCAAACTCCAGTACCCGGTCTTTTAGCCACCATGGGTAATAAGATTGTAAAAAATGCTGACACTGGCGAAGAAGTTACCGAAGACTTTGTCAATGATATCAATGTCAAGTACGGCCTTGATGAAGGTTTAGGAAAGATTGTCTATGATGCTGACTTTGAAGCTgttttagaaaaaaagtttgtGAAGGCATTCCACTTGAAGAAGCACAAAGTAAACGGCACCGAATTgacattttcttctcagTCGAAGGGTATCGTAGGGTTTGATAAGAGACGCTATATTTTGGATTTAGCCAACACATACCCCCTAGATATCAACTTTGCTAGAGAGAACTTTGATAATGTTGAATCAACTGATAACTGTTACCCACACAGACAGACTTTGTTACGTCCAGAATTAGTAGAAAAATGGTGGAGTAACAAGATCGAAAAAGAAGGtgttgaatttgaaaaagccTATGAAGAGAACATGTTCAGTTATAACCCTGATGCTTACCAAGTTGAAGGTATTGAGGACGCTAATATTGACGAGATGTCAAACTACTTACAAGATGAGGTCATTCCAAGCGTTATTCAAGATTACTTATCCGGTAATTTGAGCACTCCATACAATGGAGAACATTTAGCCGACACCTTACATAAGAATGGTATCAACATGCGTTACCTGGGTAAAATTATCAAGCTTTCTCAAAAAGAATTGGACTCCCAAACTAccaaatatgaagaaaacttgaaagctgttgaacaagaaaataaagaatacGAAGACTGGGAAAAATCTTActtgcaaaaaattgaaaatatgaTTAAAGAGAGACAAGCTAAAATTAATAAGTTGGTCCAAGAAGGCAAAGAAGTACCCAAAGAACTAACCGAGGATTTGAAattaaatgatgaagaaatcaaaaaaccAACTGATGGAAAACCTGTTGTCGTTTCTTATGATGAGCTGTTGCCATTGATAAAGATTGCTGAATTAGAAATTGTATCTCGTTCTTTGAAACatgttttgaaagatttaagTAAAGATGTTCCTGTCTTTCTGGTTCCATCTTTGGTTGCTTACGTTTTCAACATGTTGGTTGGTACTAAGTACAATGCTAATCCCAAGCCAGAACCTGTCGACCAATTTTATCCGGTCAATAAGTGTTCATTTGTTAAATTGACCCGCTCCGAGTTATTAGACTCTATCTCTAAACAAGCTTCCTTACGTTTCCGTCATCAATTACCACCTAATTGGATCGAGGCGTATATGGAAAATCCTTTCACCCTAATAAGAAGTGTTTCTTACAAATTTGGTATTCAGTTGCTCAATAAAGAATACTTCTTCACTAGAGAGCAATTAGACAGTTACAAGCAAAGTCTAGACAAGAAGATCAGAAATAAGTATGTGGAACCACCAACTACCTTCAGTTTTAACGATTTGACTATTATTCCGCGCGTTAAGTTTTCAGAATATACTTCTTCGGTTAGTGAAGAATTCTGGGCCCAAGGTGCTTCTATGATCAATGAAGATAAGCAGACCGCTTTGACTTTGCTTGCTCAATCCATTACAGTTTTAGAAGATGTCAATAATATCTTACATCCTACTGTTGCCGAGAAGTATTTATCGCTATCTGCCATTTACAATAAGTTAGCATTATATCCTGAAGCTATCGCATTCTGTCGTAAGGCATGCACCATTTATGAAAGAGTTAGTGGTATCGATTCTTTCGAAATGATGAGGGCTCTAACCAATTTGGCAATTTTAGAATTCTCTAACGAAAGTCCTTATAACGCTGCTGTCATTTATAATAGGCTCGCTGAGATTCTAAAAATTTACCAATTACccaaaattcatcatcCAGCACCAACAAGTATTTTCAACCATTTAGAACAATTAGCTCTTGGTGTTCAAGACACCAAATTAGCCATTGAAGTTTTGGGACAACTAAGTTCCTATGTAGTAGAACTAGAAGGCAAGGACTCGTTAGCATATGGTTACACCGAATCCCGTTTAGGTAATTTGTTCGCAGCATTGAAGGATTTTCATCGTGCATTAGAGCATATCACTGTAACCCAAGGAATTTTTACCAAACAGTTAGGTATGAATCATACGCACTCAGCCCAATCGAGACAATGGGTCAATGGTTTGAGCTCATTGATAATggatttgaaacaaaagaaacagcTTGCACAAGATCAAATGTCAGCAGCTGGATCCAATACAACAGCTcataaaaagaacaacCACCGTCAAAAGAAGGACGATTCAAAACCTGAATTGGCTAACAAGAGTGTGGATGAGTTATTAACATTCATCGAAGGCGATTCCGCCAACTCTGGAGGTAAAAACAAGAGccaaaataagaagaaacatGGTAAAAAATAGATATTTGATTTAATTGTCTAATTCATTTATGAGTTTTATTTCTACCTGTAGCCAATGCTTGTATATACTTTGTGTAAGTACTAGATataaaagtgaaaaacaaaatacttcaatttatttttatcttgcCCATGCTATCCTTCATTTCATTATGTTCATAAACGCAAAAAATTCGTTACATAGGGTCGTAAGTAACTCGATTTTATCAAAGGGTAAGCAATTTTTCACATATCATCATAAATGCAGGtattaaaatattatcattaagCACACTATTACCTTCTAATACACCGCTGAGTATACAAAGTAACAGTAATCGTAAAGGAGTCATATGATTGAAAATGACAGCTTTATCAAAATGAAGTAGTATCAAACAAACCATAAAACTTGTCAATATGAAAGCAAGAGTTCCCTCTATAGTTTTTTGAGTACCTCGCCAACGAATGCGACCATACCTTTTGCCAATGATAGATGCTAGTGAATCACCAATTCCCAACCCTATCAAACCCATAGGAGAGTTATTCATTAATAAAGGAGTGGATATACCAAAGAGTAAATAAAGGTATGATATGATTAATGGTCCACTGTGATCTCTAGAATCAGCAAATCTTCTCAGTTGTAGTTCAATAGCAGATCCAAGTGGCGGtagattttgaaatcttACGTACTCGATTGATAAAAAGACCGGTATAGTTCCGGACAACGCAATTTTCACAAAGTTTGAATCTATCTGGAACGATGGTACTATGAGTAAGAATATAATGAAATGCCACAGTTTTCGGGAAGTATTCAATGAAAGACTGTCCTTTTCAATCAATATACTGGGTATAGACAGCACGAGAATAGAAATCCACGCAAACAGAATCCTTTGACGAGTGGTAGACTCTAATATATACTCTACCAACCACAATAGCGGATTTTTACCACCTTCCAAATGAATGAAGATATTGGCAAAGAGTGGAAATCCCATAGCAAAAAATAGTGACTGCATAACCGGTTTAAGGTGCATTATTTGTTTGAGCATAAAGTTGATTGAAATTATTGTCATGAGTGCAAGGATAATGCCCTTTAAAATTCTAAAATGCA from Saccharomyces mikatae IFO 1815 strain IFO1815 genome assembly, chromosome: 13 encodes:
- the ADI1 gene encoding acireductone dioxygenase (Ni2+-requiring) (similar to Saccharomyces cerevisiae ADI1 (YMR009W); ancestral locus Anc_7.113); amino-acid sequence: MVQVYIHDNKDDSDYRAPHDSGTELSLDELAKLGVIYKYCANEEEVDEIAEERKYKNRDVVDIHKGSFKSETDFNEKLAMFYKEHLHEDEEIRYCLEGTGYFDVRDSSTPENWIRCLVEPGDLLILPPGIYHRFTLTTSNHIKALRLFKDEPKWQAINRSTRADSLPVRKDYIAQINQY
- the ANY1 gene encoding Any1p (similar to Saccharomyces cerevisiae YMR010W; ancestral locus Anc_7.112), with the translated sequence MSITTTAGATLIGNVPAATSKVATYDMSDTIYSYLPKVDQFYIPEWLTMQFIANNLISFTPLFSYGTTIISIEKCKTALGFSIDICATMLIASILRISYYLITPYEITLLRQSLVMIFIQLILLRTSLKYRPDEYKYQNLTDVESLSHLIHDIWFEFFSCINRPKFLSEDWKNLIRSLSFTNLLKFSFKIFLAFFYKILKFFDPNFKRIGAFWQWDNDKNFWRFLALFATVQLLVTFFISNILNWDSLAQGLGSIIGSLGLLVESLLPLPQIAILYKLKSVQGFKLILLVSWLCGDTLKITYLIFGAKNISALFVIFALFQMSLDFYIGGQYIYYRYYYPKLRHQHHPNDSNAPSDEDESEMYELDLFNTLQKDVEKALKHDSNNTSDSPQNDQVGKSQEHAVTV
- the HXT2 gene encoding hexose transporter HXT2 (similar to Saccharomyces cerevisiae HXT2 (YMR011W)), which encodes MSEFAAGRIESGSQQTSVHSTPVVQKLETDESPIQTKSEYTNAELPAKPISAYWTVICLCLMIAFGGFVFGWDTGTISGFVNQTDFKRRFGQMKSDGTYYLSDVRTGLIVGIFNIGCAIGGLTLGRLGDMYGRRIGLMCVVLVYIVGIVIQIASSDKWYQYFIGRIVSGMGVGGIAVLSPTLISETAPKHIRGTCVSFYQLMITLGIFLGYCTNYGTKDYSNSVQWRVPLGLNFAFAIFMIAGMLMVPESPRFLVEKGKYEDAKRSLAKSNKVTVEDPSILAEMDTILANVEIERLAGNATWGELFSSKGAILPRVIMGIMIQSLQQLTGNNYFFYYGTTIFNAVGMKDSFQTSIVLGIVNFASTFVALYTVDKFGRRKCLLGGSATMAICFVIFSTVGVTSLYPHGKDQPSSKAAGNVMIVFTCLFIFFFAISWAPIAYVIVAESYPLRVKNRAMAIAVGANWIWGFLIGFFTPFITSAIGFSYGYVFMGCLVFSFFYVFFFVCETKGLTLEEVNEMYVEGIKPWKSGNWISKEKRVAEE
- the CLU1 gene encoding translation initiation factor 3 subunit CLU1 (similar to Saccharomyces cerevisiae CLU1 (YMR012W); ancestral locus Anc_2.559) codes for the protein MSEAKEEVKNSTVKVTVKLPKEDNHSSNTKHVKKTPTSKNNDISFEIGRESKIQTILDVLAMIPSSKYLTNVSLKAIEDDSRLTDESSIKDIVGEKSELKVQLILKPYSAREALKHVITVRDFIGFAQETSDGLSEFAISTGSNFSSLPLGPIKEPSRQEEKKDKSDPEEKKNTFRNVSEEEKLKFNEMVHEVFSSFKNSSINSLHTSESNIITPCVRSLSFAPYNPVPPFYRSKGHLFYLQIVTLEGESFYITAIPSGFYVNKSNSNKFDPSPKENTDEHAHASLIYYSLFDLITSRSKKFTSHVQAFEKKLSALDSTSYVRPSNTFLHKPWFVSSLPANNPDYLRLQTAALDSTPERNFNDEFQAIKDLTTSTLQDRIEMERLFSKVVHEFTVTAASGAMSIFYNDFIAMNPESPARDQIFLKDNIFYSYVSDVSGNYEGKGGDEAAVAASNQDLKTINILNRLNIHEVRYLLTTVIEFAGRRILAQTPVPGLLATMGNKIVKNADTGEEVTEDFVNDINVKYGLDEGLGKIVYDADFEAVLEKKFVKAFHLKKHKVNGTELTFSSQSKGIVGFDKRRYILDLANTYPLDINFARENFDNVESTDNCYPHRQTLLRPELVEKWWSNKIEKEGVEFEKAYEENMFSYNPDAYQVEGIEDANIDEMSNYLQDEVIPSVIQDYLSGNLSTPYNGEHLADTLHKNGINMRYLGKIIKLSQKELDSQTTKYEENLKAVEQENKEYEDWEKSYLQKIENMIKERQAKINKLVQEGKEVPKELTEDLKLNDEEIKKPTDGKPVVVSYDELLPLIKIAELEIVSRSLKHVLKDLSKDVPVFLVPSLVAYVFNMLVGTKYNANPKPEPVDQFYPVNKCSFVKLTRSELLDSISKQASLRFRHQLPPNWIEAYMENPFTLIRSVSYKFGIQLLNKEYFFTREQLDSYKQSLDKKIRNKYVEPPTTFSFNDLTIIPRVKFSEYTSSVSEEFWAQGASMINEDKQTALTLLAQSITVLEDVNNILHPTVAEKYLSLSAIYNKLALYPEAIAFCRKACTIYERVSGIDSFEMMRALTNLAILEFSNESPYNAAVIYNRLAEILKIYQLPKIHHPAPTSIFNHLEQLALGVQDTKLAIEVLGQLSSYVVELEGKDSLAYGYTESRLGNLFAALKDFHRALEHITVTQGIFTKQLGMNHTHSAQSRQWVNGLSSLIMDLKQKKQLAQDQMSAAGSNTTAHKKNNHRQKKDDSKPELANKSVDELLTFIEGDSANSGGKNKSQNKKKHGKK
- the SEC59 gene encoding dolichol kinase (similar to Saccharomyces cerevisiae SEC59 (YMR013C); ancestral locus Anc_2.560), whose amino-acid sequence is MVAIAPHVSCTTARIPQKTKGSQMPPEEICKINMRSHKSGVSEDPKNFERFYSNFVQTVILLGTFYYSIERLQPWSTFTTDTSYKQIFVNVVVVGLIMISVVIIKYWQHGYRSLPKFDTVYNLYLPFMTSLLFDTPSTVINTILILSVLNSYRWRTQLVVIVLQVCLIFFNFDAGDRIKTTISIIINSLLSLLLKYIGQLKSLDNIDSNLFSILLTNIIYVSEADSVHFRILKGIILALMTIISINFMLKQIMHLKPVMQSLFFAMGFPLFANIFIHLEGGKNPLLWLVEYILESTTRQRILFAWISILVLSIPSILIEKDSLSLNTSRKLWHFIIFLLIVPSFQIDSNFVKIALSGTIPVFLSIEYVRFQNLPPLGSAIELQLRRFADSRDHSGPLIISYLYLLFGISTPLLMNNSPMGLIGLGIGDSLASIIGKRYGRIRWRGTQKTIEGTLAFILTSFMVCLILLHFDKAVIFNHMTPLRLLLLCILSGVLEGNSVLNDNILIPAFMMICEKLLTL